A DNA window from Aureibaculum sp. 2308TA14-22 contains the following coding sequences:
- a CDS encoding sensor histidine kinase, producing the protein MLLDFSSEIYAWIRGALLFVATYSLILYFFNKRSQYLYYSLFLYCFFLYFLKNISHGLLESSYEYINFSLLFFGLAAYIAFSRDVLETKKKIPEWDQLLVLSMRFIFVFAFVFIAIQILLGYSYQEKLFIFLMPIIAVFTILTYIVLTKIEGKHVTFFIIGSLSYLLLAFTSYLLKQVLEENYLESMGIQPKFLMYVGAIVEIIMTAFLLGNKLKLFEQNKIKAELELASKTKEMADLKMTVLQTQMDPHFLYNSLNSINNFVLQHDKEKASDYITKFSRLIREVLKNSANLTISLEDDLGTLGLYIKLEQMRMTDGFDYIVTIDESINLREIQVPPLFMQPYIENAIWHGFNNKKDYKKISLSIYDEEDNIRCEIIDNGVGIKESEAKAAKYKSDRKPFGLKASEDRIKLLHENQKVYVIIEDISDFKETGTKVTIKFPKKIL; encoded by the coding sequence ATGCTATTAGACTTTAGCTCTGAAATATACGCTTGGATAAGAGGAGCATTATTATTTGTAGCGACGTATAGCTTAATACTATACTTTTTCAATAAAAGAAGTCAGTATCTTTATTACAGCCTATTTTTATATTGCTTTTTTTTATATTTCTTAAAAAACATTAGCCACGGACTTTTAGAGTCCTCATATGAATACATTAACTTTTCACTGTTATTTTTTGGTCTTGCCGCTTATATAGCATTTAGTAGAGATGTACTTGAAACAAAGAAAAAAATTCCTGAGTGGGATCAACTTCTTGTATTGTCCATGCGATTTATTTTCGTTTTTGCTTTTGTTTTTATAGCCATTCAAATCTTATTAGGGTACAGCTACCAAGAAAAGCTCTTTATATTTTTAATGCCAATTATTGCCGTATTTACTATACTTACCTACATAGTGCTTACCAAAATTGAGGGTAAACATGTTACGTTTTTTATTATTGGATCCTTATCGTATTTATTACTTGCATTTACGAGTTACTTACTAAAACAAGTTTTAGAGGAAAACTATTTAGAAAGTATGGGAATTCAACCAAAGTTTTTAATGTATGTTGGAGCAATAGTAGAAATTATTATGACTGCTTTTTTATTAGGGAATAAGTTAAAGTTATTCGAGCAAAATAAAATTAAGGCTGAATTGGAATTGGCTTCAAAAACCAAAGAAATGGCTGATTTAAAAATGACGGTACTACAAACACAGATGGACCCTCATTTTTTATATAATTCCTTAAACTCTATTAACAATTTCGTGCTGCAACACGATAAAGAAAAAGCTTCTGATTATATAACAAAATTTTCTAGGTTAATTAGAGAAGTGTTAAAAAATTCCGCCAACTTGACTATCTCATTAGAAGATGACCTAGGTACTTTGGGATTATATATAAAATTGGAACAAATGCGTATGACAGATGGTTTTGACTATATTGTAACTATAGATGAAAGTATAAACTTAAGAGAAATTCAAGTCCCTCCTTTATTTATGCAACCCTATATTGAAAATGCTATTTGGCATGGATTTAACAACAAAAAAGACTATAAAAAAATTAGCCTTTCCATTTATGATGAAGAAGACAATATACGTTGCGAGATTATTGATAATGGTGTGGGCATTAAAGAATCCGAAGCTAAAGCAGCTAAATATAAGTCAGACAGAAAGCCTTTTGGATTAAAGGCATCTGAAGATAGAATTAAACTATTGCACGAAAATCAAAAAGTATATGTAATTATTGAAGACATTTCTGATTTTAAGGAAACGGGTACTAAGGTTACCATAAAATTTCCCAAAAAGATACTCTAA
- a CDS encoding TonB-dependent receptor: MKRVLILILTFVSFSSIAQTITILDDESKFPIANVAVFNEDKTKSVVSGKNGKVDISKFKYNDILSFKHVTYIEYEVLKRQITTDTIFLRSTSHHLEEVFLSTSKSIESRKRIAEQIDVFSIKDIQRVAPQTSADMLAEMPGIKVQKSQFGGGSPVLRGMEANRVLLVVDGVRMNNAIYRKGHLQNSITVSPNMLDRVEVIFGPSSVIYGSDALGGVIHYYTRKPKTSEETDFDANFLTRYSTVNREVTAQGGVELSFEKFATFTSVSRSNFGDLRMGKNRNHNFEDWGKVFEYSNNTDDYYNENPVVNSNPNLQKNTGYDQTDILQKFFVPLSEKTDLNINFQYSTSSDIPRFDRLTETRDGELRFAEWYYGPQQRFLASAQLEINPEKSWVDNGSITLAYQNIKESRVNRKFGSLDRTIRKENVDVLSINADFSVPLTKAKDRILSYGAELTHNNVSSNPEGRTLEVSGNQIMGFSDTFAVQSRYADGGSTYTTSAAYVNYRQDISKKSTLNSGIRFTNAHLTAKWIDETFFTLPDNDITVNNASVSATLGYVFKPTESWQLNSVISTGFRSPNLDDLGKVREKSGNVTVPNIDLGPEYAYNAELGVLKHFNEKKFYIGTTVYYTLLDNYITREAFNLNGKTTMMYDGEEANIVANVNKKNAYIFGGTLDVKGQLSNHLSTRASITYTKGKAYDTDEPLSSIPPLFGLVEFMHEKGRLSLGLDIKFNGRKRPEDYNITEGIDRYEDTPYLTETDTHYGTPSWTTLNFNSKYKLTKNIDALVNIDNIFDIHYREFASGISAPGRNFSFTLLGNF, encoded by the coding sequence ATGAAGCGTGTTTTAATACTTATTTTAACCTTTGTAAGTTTCTCATCAATTGCCCAAACTATAACTATTTTAGATGATGAAAGCAAGTTTCCTATTGCCAATGTCGCAGTTTTTAACGAGGATAAGACTAAGAGCGTTGTCTCCGGAAAAAATGGTAAAGTAGATATATCCAAATTTAAGTACAACGATATTCTGTCCTTTAAACATGTTACCTATATCGAGTACGAAGTGTTAAAAAGGCAAATTACTACTGACACCATTTTTTTAAGAAGTACTTCGCATCATTTGGAAGAGGTTTTTCTGTCCACATCCAAAAGTATAGAATCGCGAAAGCGAATTGCCGAGCAGATTGATGTATTTTCCATTAAGGATATTCAACGTGTCGCACCGCAAACTTCCGCAGATATGCTGGCCGAAATGCCTGGCATAAAAGTGCAGAAATCGCAATTTGGTGGCGGAAGCCCTGTGTTGCGGGGCATGGAAGCCAATCGGGTATTATTGGTGGTAGATGGCGTTCGGATGAACAATGCAATTTATAGAAAAGGTCATTTGCAAAATTCGATAACAGTTTCGCCAAATATGTTGGATAGGGTCGAAGTCATTTTTGGGCCATCTTCAGTTATTTACGGTTCCGATGCTTTGGGAGGTGTAATCCATTACTATACCAGAAAACCGAAAACCAGTGAAGAAACGGACTTTGATGCTAATTTTTTAACGCGGTACAGTACGGTAAACCGCGAAGTAACCGCACAAGGTGGTGTGGAACTTTCCTTTGAAAAATTTGCAACGTTTACAAGTGTTTCACGTAGTAATTTTGGCGATCTGCGTATGGGCAAAAACCGTAATCACAATTTTGAAGATTGGGGAAAGGTCTTTGAATATTCCAATAATACGGACGATTATTACAACGAAAATCCAGTTGTAAATTCCAACCCCAATTTGCAAAAGAATACGGGCTACGATCAAACCGATATATTGCAAAAATTCTTTGTGCCGCTTTCCGAAAAAACCGACTTGAACATTAATTTTCAGTACAGCACATCTTCTGATATACCACGTTTTGATCGGTTAACAGAAACTAGAGATGGTGAGTTGCGTTTTGCAGAGTGGTATTACGGACCACAACAACGTTTTTTAGCATCTGCTCAATTAGAAATTAACCCAGAAAAATCTTGGGTTGACAATGGAAGCATAACCTTAGCGTATCAAAACATAAAAGAATCTAGGGTTAACAGAAAATTTGGAAGTTTAGACCGAACGATAAGAAAAGAAAATGTAGATGTTTTAAGTATAAATGCTGATTTTTCTGTACCATTAACTAAAGCTAAAGATAGAATTTTATCCTACGGAGCAGAACTTACGCATAACAATGTTTCATCCAATCCCGAAGGGAGAACATTAGAAGTTAGCGGCAATCAAATAATGGGATTTTCTGATACTTTCGCCGTGCAGTCTAGATATGCAGACGGTGGCAGTACCTATACCACAAGTGCCGCGTATGTAAATTACCGTCAAGATATTAGTAAAAAATCAACCTTAAACTCTGGTATTCGTTTTACAAATGCACATTTAACTGCCAAATGGATAGATGAAACTTTTTTTACGCTACCAGATAATGATATTACCGTAAATAATGCTTCAGTTTCAGCTACTTTAGGCTATGTTTTTAAACCAACTGAAAGTTGGCAATTGAATAGCGTAATCTCAACAGGGTTTAGATCTCCCAATTTGGATGATTTAGGAAAAGTACGAGAAAAAAGCGGAAATGTAACGGTTCCCAATATCGATTTAGGACCAGAATACGCCTATAATGCAGAACTAGGTGTTTTAAAACATTTTAACGAAAAAAAATTCTACATTGGAACAACAGTTTATTATACTTTATTAGACAATTATATTACTAGAGAAGCCTTTAACTTAAATGGAAAAACCACCATGATGTACGATGGTGAAGAAGCCAATATTGTTGCCAATGTAAATAAAAAAAATGCCTATATTTTTGGTGGTACTTTAGATGTAAAAGGTCAGCTTAGCAATCATTTGAGCACAAGAGCTTCCATAACTTATACCAAAGGAAAAGCCTATGATACCGATGAGCCATTATCTTCCATACCACCTTTATTCGGATTGGTTGAGTTTATGCATGAAAAGGGCAGATTGAGCTTAGGACTGGATATAAAATTTAATGGCAGAAAAAGACCTGAAGATTATAATATTACCGAGGGCATTGATCGTTATGAAGACACACCTTATCTTACAGAAACCGATACTCATTACGGTACACCTTCATGGACAACGTTGAATTTTAATTCAAAATACAAACTGACTAAGAATATAGATGCTTTAGTAAATATAGATAACATTTTTGATATCCATTATAGAGAATTTGCCTCTGGGATCAGTGCACCTGGACGAAATTTTTCTTTTACCTTGTTAGGAAATTTTTAA
- the recO gene encoding DNA repair protein RecO, with protein MLITSKAIVLNAIKYGDYDLIVKCYTEQGLRSYLIKRIFKATKGKLSPAFFQPLTQLEITANYNNNRSLHFIKEAKISTPYTTVHKNVVKQTMMVFLSEILSHALKEEEENEQLFSYLETAFQWLDNHNETPNFHLVFLMNLTKYLGFYPEKGDNFLYFDLIEGKFSNHILSNLYVSGINLDGFKTLLGTNFDRLNALKLNKTNRRDLLEIVIQYFELHLPGFKKPKSLEVLKAVFN; from the coding sequence ATGCTAATTACAAGCAAAGCTATTGTACTGAACGCTATTAAATATGGCGATTACGACCTTATTGTAAAATGTTACACAGAGCAAGGCTTGCGTTCCTATTTAATTAAACGGATTTTTAAAGCCACAAAGGGAAAACTTTCTCCAGCTTTTTTTCAACCGCTTACTCAATTAGAAATTACAGCTAATTATAATAATAACAGGTCGTTACATTTTATTAAGGAGGCCAAGATCAGTACACCATATACTACGGTACACAAAAATGTTGTTAAACAGACAATGATGGTATTTTTATCGGAAATACTATCACATGCATTAAAGGAGGAAGAAGAGAATGAGCAATTGTTTAGCTATTTAGAAACCGCTTTTCAATGGTTGGACAATCATAACGAAACACCTAATTTCCACTTGGTTTTCCTGATGAATTTAACCAAATATTTAGGGTTTTATCCTGAAAAAGGTGATAATTTTTTGTATTTTGATCTTATTGAAGGAAAATTTTCCAATCACATCCTGTCAAACCTATACGTTTCCGGTATAAATTTAGATGGCTTTAAAACCCTGCTCGGCACAAATTTTGATAGATTGAATGCGTTAAAATTGAACAAAACGAACCGACGGGATTTGTTGGAAATTGTAATCCAATATTTTGAATTACATTTGCCCGGATTTAAAAAACCCAAGTCGTTGGAAGTTTTAAAAGCTGTGTTTAACTAA
- the porZ gene encoding type IX secretion system anionic LPS delivery protein PorZ yields the protein MIKRLFFLIIMLLSLLSWSQTDFSPSWEDFYSYNNVKDFIKVESKIYAVTDNAVFIYDEISQETEKLSSIHGLSGETTSSIYFSDKHKKLVIGYQNGLLEIVDEKGKITLATDIQRLSITGEKAIKHITEHDNKLYFSTPFAIVVYDIEKLEYRDTYFIGNNSSTVNINQITIFNDIIYAATGNGIYTADVNSTGLIDFNNWQQPQGDFIGDFKTLTVFNDQLFTSKFSGLYTINGNSLQFINFLADNILQLKVSENYLTATTQKSAYIYNNNLSQQVITTTTQEYDYFLQSAYAESNTIYLGTTEFGILQRSFSNPQSHTEIHPEGPISNDIFSITTENNHIWVVYGGYDAAFTPLQSERAVSHFNGTDWINIPYTDINPVRDLVHITLDPDNPEKAYISSFGQNDTNNPNASGGMLIIENDEVTTFWNHTNSGLEDLAPNDPNYNSVRINGSAFDNRGNFWISNSWVNKKLKKLSSNGSWSEFDLSSLQTNNALGLTELVIDRTGSVWIGTRRNGVYIYNESGDRKRALVTETTKGSLPDPNVRTLAVDRNNRIWIGTKKGLVVFSNAGGIFDDAIYDASPVIINDDGIAKKLLGDQPVSSIAIDGADNKWFGSETGGVLATNPSGQETLFNFNKTNSPLPSNKIIKIKVDNSNGKVFFATDKGIVAFNNNVAPFGDELGEVYAYPNPVKKEHSFVTIDGRNGKHLPRGTNVKILDASGRLVHETNVVEGQELKGGKVIWNKTNLAGRKVASGVYVVLLTIPDRSETAITKIAIIN from the coding sequence ATGATAAAGAGATTATTTTTCTTGATAATAATGTTATTGAGCCTATTAAGTTGGTCACAAACTGACTTTAGCCCCAGCTGGGAAGATTTTTATTCCTATAATAACGTAAAAGATTTTATTAAAGTCGAATCAAAAATTTATGCAGTTACTGATAATGCCGTTTTTATTTATGATGAAATCAGTCAAGAAACTGAAAAACTATCTTCGATACATGGATTGTCAGGAGAAACCACTTCAAGCATCTATTTTAGCGATAAACATAAAAAACTGGTTATAGGTTATCAAAATGGGTTATTAGAAATTGTAGATGAAAAAGGAAAAATCACATTGGCCACGGACATTCAACGGTTGAGTATTACCGGAGAAAAGGCTATTAAACACATAACTGAACACGATAATAAACTTTATTTTTCTACCCCGTTTGCAATTGTTGTTTACGACATTGAAAAGCTGGAATATAGAGACACCTATTTCATCGGCAATAATTCTTCAACCGTAAACATTAATCAAATAACTATTTTTAACGATATTATATATGCCGCCACGGGAAACGGTATTTATACTGCTGATGTTAATAGCACAGGTTTAATTGATTTTAACAATTGGCAACAACCACAAGGTGATTTTATAGGTGATTTTAAAACCCTAACTGTTTTTAATGACCAACTTTTTACCTCAAAATTCAGTGGACTCTACACTATAAACGGTAATAGTTTACAATTTATCAATTTTTTGGCCGATAATATTTTGCAATTGAAAGTATCAGAAAATTACCTTACAGCAACTACTCAAAAATCAGCATATATTTATAATAATAACTTATCTCAACAAGTAATTACTACCACTACTCAAGAGTATGATTATTTTTTACAATCTGCTTATGCGGAAAGTAATACAATTTATTTAGGTACTACAGAATTCGGAATTTTACAAAGAAGCTTTTCAAATCCACAAAGCCATACTGAAATACATCCGGAAGGCCCTATTTCTAATGATATATTTTCTATAACTACAGAAAATAATCATATTTGGGTAGTTTATGGTGGTTATGATGCTGCTTTTACACCTTTACAAAGTGAACGAGCGGTTAGCCATTTTAATGGTACGGATTGGATAAACATACCCTATACAGACATAAACCCTGTAAGAGACTTAGTGCATATAACCCTAGATCCTGACAATCCAGAAAAAGCTTATATAAGCTCGTTTGGGCAAAACGATACTAATAACCCTAATGCTTCAGGAGGTATGTTAATAATTGAAAATGATGAGGTTACTACTTTTTGGAACCATACCAATAGTGGCTTAGAAGATTTAGCCCCAAATGACCCCAATTATAACAGTGTCAGAATTAATGGTTCAGCTTTTGATAACAGGGGCAATTTTTGGATAAGCAATTCATGGGTCAATAAAAAGCTGAAAAAACTAAGCTCTAATGGATCATGGAGTGAATTTGATTTGAGTTCTTTGCAGACCAATAATGCTTTGGGTTTGACAGAATTGGTTATTGACAGAACAGGAAGTGTTTGGATTGGCACTAGAAGGAACGGTGTATACATCTACAATGAAAGTGGAGATAGAAAAAGAGCCTTGGTAACTGAAACTACAAAAGGATCTCTGCCAGACCCTAATGTAAGGACGTTGGCCGTTGACAGAAATAATAGAATTTGGATCGGTACTAAAAAAGGATTGGTAGTGTTTTCTAATGCTGGAGGCATTTTTGATGATGCCATTTACGATGCTTCCCCTGTAATTATTAACGATGATGGAATTGCGAAAAAATTGTTGGGTGACCAGCCAGTAAGCTCTATTGCCATAGATGGAGCTGATAATAAATGGTTTGGTTCAGAGACTGGTGGCGTATTAGCCACGAATCCTTCTGGGCAGGAAACATTATTTAATTTTAACAAAACAAATTCTCCTTTGCCATCCAATAAGATTATAAAGATTAAAGTTGATAACAGCAATGGTAAAGTATTTTTTGCAACGGACAAAGGTATTGTTGCTTTTAATAATAATGTTGCCCCTTTTGGGGATGAATTGGGCGAGGTTTACGCCTATCCAAATCCTGTAAAAAAAGAACATTCCTTTGTAACTATAGATGGTAGAAATGGCAAGCACTTGCCACGGGGTACTAACGTAAAAATTTTAGACGCTTCTGGGCGGCTAGTACATGAAACCAATGTTGTAGAAGGTCAAGAACTGAAAGGCGGAAAGGTAATTTGGAATAAAACCAATTTAGCTGGCAGAAAAGTAGCTTCTGGGGTTTATGTTGTGTTGTTGACAATTCCCGATAGGTCAGAGACTGCAATTACCAAAATAGCCATAATCAACTAA
- a CDS encoding LytR/AlgR family response regulator transcription factor, with product MLKTVLVDDEINALEALEWKLNRYIDEIEIIKCNDPKEAINTIEKEKPDLVFLDIEMPKMDGFSLLQELSYTNFDLIFTTAHDEFALKAIKVSAIDYLLKPVDKDELITAVKKVKASRKENVIEDKIQSLFKNLGGVNDKISIAADGKISLFERDDIVMLRADKSYTTVHLKDKRTLLVTKTLKEVEKKFNYPEFFRVHASYLVNMNHVKEFSKKNGDILTLINDLEASVSRNKKNELLERFF from the coding sequence ATGTTAAAGACAGTACTTGTTGATGACGAAATCAATGCACTTGAGGCTTTAGAATGGAAATTGAACCGTTATATTGATGAGATAGAAATTATCAAGTGCAATGACCCTAAGGAAGCCATAAACACAATTGAAAAAGAAAAACCCGATTTGGTTTTTTTAGATATTGAAATGCCAAAGATGGACGGGTTTTCACTCTTACAAGAATTATCCTACACTAATTTTGATCTTATTTTTACTACTGCCCATGACGAATTTGCTTTAAAAGCTATTAAAGTCTCTGCAATTGATTACCTTTTAAAGCCTGTAGATAAAGATGAACTGATTACTGCCGTTAAAAAAGTAAAAGCTTCTAGAAAAGAAAATGTAATAGAAGATAAAATACAATCTCTATTTAAAAATTTGGGAGGTGTAAACGATAAAATCAGTATTGCAGCTGATGGAAAAATTTCATTATTTGAAAGAGATGATATTGTAATGTTAAGAGCTGATAAAAGTTATACAACAGTTCATTTAAAAGACAAAAGAACATTATTGGTCACTAAAACGTTGAAAGAAGTTGAAAAAAAATTTAACTATCCTGAGTTTTTCAGGGTACATGCTTCATATTTAGTAAACATGAATCACGTAAAAGAATTTTCTAAAAAAAACGGAGATATTTTAACGCTAATTAACGATTTAGAAGCTTCTGTCAGCAGAAACAAGAAAAACGAATTATTAGAAAGATTTTTTTAA
- the pbpC gene encoding penicillin-binding protein 1C: MNKIISLIKTHKKKSIVITILLIWYYFSLPKTLFSEPTSTVIESADGQLLGAQIAKDGQWRFPHTDSIPVKFSKSIIAFEDAYFYKHPGFNPISIGKAFWQNMKSGSIKRGGSTLTQQVIRLSRKGKGRTYFEKLIELILATRLEFRHSKEEILGFYAANAPFGGNVVGLDVASWRYFGRNPHDLSWAESATLAVLPNTPSLIYPGKNQEKLFKKRNRLLKKLHEEHIIDELTYELAIQEELPKKPYPLPQIAPHLLQKVNKEHTGKRIITSVNKALQQRVNTIVKNNYNTLQQNQIYNIGVLVLDVKTRKVRAYVGNSPTGAEHQKDVDVIDKPRSTGSILKPFLYAAMLDAGEILPNTLVADVPTQIASYNPKNFNLEYDGAVPASRALSRSLNVPAVRMLQQFGLDRFHHYVKELGLTDIKYNANHYGLSLILGGAESNLWDLCKSYAAMSSTINHYDETGGKYYSNEFVNPTFLEGTEVDFGKFSTEKTIFDAGSIYMTYQSLKEVNRPEGEENWEFFDSSKEIAWKTGTSFGFRDAWAIGSTKDYVVGVWVGNADGEGRPGLVGVSTAAPILFEVFDVLPKSKWFSEPFDELEKIPVCSKSGYRASEICEQKDSVFVQRTGLKTKACPYHLWVHLDENGQHQVNSSCYPINKMKHTSWFVLPPLEAFYYQRKNPSYKNLPPFSQGCMSAGKAVMDFIYPKESVKVFLPKDFDENTNQLVFRLAHSIPDIKVFWYLDANYMGTTHTFHELALNPKSGKHIVTVVDELGNEIKRSIEITD, translated from the coding sequence ATGAACAAAATTATATCCTTAATAAAAACCCACAAAAAAAAGAGTATTGTGATAACAATACTTTTGATTTGGTATTATTTTTCGCTACCTAAAACCCTATTTTCAGAACCGACTTCTACTGTAATAGAAAGTGCTGACGGACAATTATTAGGGGCACAAATAGCCAAAGATGGACAATGGCGTTTCCCACATACTGATAGTATTCCCGTTAAATTTTCTAAATCCATTATTGCTTTTGAAGACGCATATTTTTATAAACATCCTGGGTTTAACCCTATTTCCATCGGTAAGGCTTTTTGGCAGAACATGAAGTCAGGAAGTATAAAACGCGGCGGAAGTACACTTACACAGCAGGTAATTCGTTTATCTCGCAAAGGCAAAGGCAGAACTTATTTTGAAAAACTCATAGAACTTATTTTGGCAACGCGGTTGGAATTTCGCCACAGTAAGGAAGAAATATTAGGTTTTTACGCTGCAAATGCCCCATTTGGAGGGAATGTAGTGGGGTTAGATGTTGCATCTTGGCGATATTTTGGTAGAAATCCGCATGATTTATCATGGGCAGAAAGTGCAACCTTAGCAGTACTGCCCAATACACCAAGTTTGATTTACCCTGGAAAAAACCAAGAAAAACTCTTCAAAAAACGGAACAGATTGCTAAAAAAACTCCATGAAGAGCACATTATTGACGAACTGACCTACGAATTGGCCATACAAGAAGAACTGCCAAAAAAACCGTATCCGCTACCGCAGATTGCTCCTCATTTACTACAAAAGGTAAACAAAGAACACACAGGCAAAAGAATTATAACATCTGTAAACAAAGCTTTGCAACAACGAGTAAATACTATTGTAAAGAACAATTACAATACGTTGCAACAAAATCAGATTTATAATATTGGCGTATTGGTGTTAGATGTAAAAACCAGAAAAGTTAGAGCGTATGTTGGCAATTCGCCTACGGGTGCAGAACATCAAAAAGATGTTGATGTAATCGATAAACCACGTAGTACGGGCAGTATATTAAAACCGTTTTTATATGCTGCTATGTTGGATGCTGGTGAAATTTTACCGAATACTTTGGTGGCCGATGTGCCTACGCAAATAGCAAGTTATAATCCCAAAAATTTTAATTTGGAATATGACGGTGCCGTCCCTGCAAGCAGGGCTTTGTCAAGGTCGTTAAACGTACCAGCTGTTAGGATGTTACAGCAATTTGGTTTGGACAGGTTCCATCATTATGTTAAGGAACTAGGCTTAACGGACATTAAATACAATGCCAACCACTATGGCTTATCGTTGATTTTAGGTGGTGCGGAAAGTAATTTATGGGATCTGTGCAAAAGTTATGCAGCAATGTCTTCCACTATCAATCATTATGATGAAACAGGCGGGAAATACTATTCTAATGAGTTTGTAAACCCTACTTTTTTGGAAGGTACAGAAGTTGATTTCGGAAAATTTTCTACTGAAAAAACCATTTTTGATGCAGGCTCGATTTATATGACCTACCAATCCTTAAAGGAGGTTAACAGACCCGAGGGCGAAGAAAACTGGGAATTTTTTGATTCTTCAAAAGAAATTGCTTGGAAAACTGGTACCAGTTTTGGTTTTAGAGATGCTTGGGCCATTGGTTCCACCAAAGATTATGTGGTCGGTGTTTGGGTAGGCAATGCGGATGGTGAAGGAAGACCAGGGTTAGTGGGCGTTTCAACTGCGGCACCCATTTTGTTCGAAGTATTTGATGTACTACCGAAAAGTAAATGGTTTTCAGAACCGTTTGATGAGCTAGAAAAGATTCCTGTTTGTTCAAAAAGCGGCTATCGTGCGTCTGAAATCTGTGAGCAAAAAGATTCGGTTTTTGTGCAACGTACGGGGTTAAAAACCAAGGCTTGTCCCTATCATTTATGGGTGCATTTGGACGAGAACGGGCAACATCAGGTAAACTCTTCATGTTACCCTATTAATAAAATGAAGCATACCTCTTGGTTTGTTTTACCACCTTTAGAAGCTTTTTATTATCAGCGTAAAAACCCTTCCTATAAGAATTTGCCTCCCTTTTCCCAAGGGTGTATGTCTGCTGGTAAAGCGGTAATGGACTTTATTTACCCAAAAGAATCCGTTAAGGTTTTTCTGCCCAAAGATTTTGATGAAAATACCAATCAGTTGGTTTTTAGGTTGGCACATAGCATTCCAGATATTAAAGTTTTTTGGTATTTAGATGCCAATTATATGGGCACAACACATACTTTTCATGAATTGGCTTTAAATCCTAAATCAGGAAAACATATAGTTACTGTTGTTGACGAATTAGGGAATGAAATTAAACGAAGTATTGAAATTACAGATTAA